A genomic region of Conger conger chromosome 6, fConCon1.1, whole genome shotgun sequence contains the following coding sequences:
- the LOC133130154 gene encoding zinc finger protein OZF-like, with translation MQPCPAGVPEKELQAELKQEPEEQPLTPTLPLLESADWGLELQCVWSVAKSSEIVWGKNGARGGSPEKDEGPTSHLVQKQNAHPQEKECCNGLPDEVSAEMPFPLGSPGECDGSAPCEASSDTSAEATSPCRNEGQEEEFICTRCGKTFPDALELKTHEEQHSAGKRFSCSQCGKSFSQSDVLKAHESSHAGQELHVCAKCGKRFSCEDFLKAHQCVHTKAKPFACEQCGKCFSKKSHLKLHQVTHTGEKCFSCTVCNKSFAYLHVLKQHQKVHTGEKPFTCEQCGKIFAQLGNLKTHQRVHTREKPFTCEQCGKCFSVKCNLKIHQVTHMGECNKSFSHLHVLKQHHTIHTGNCSLWGKPSFICKLCRKSFDSVDSFKQHNLNHPRERSHCCNKCGKSFTQRSYLKTHQRVHTGEKPFTCEQCGKCFSQTSNLKTHQRVHMGEKPESHSSETRTFSQSGLQTNSIPTSRGDK, from the coding sequence aTGCAGCCCTGCCCTGCAGGAGTCCCAGAAAAGGAGCTGCAAGCAGAACTCAAACAGGAGCCAGAGGAGCAGCCtctcacccccacactccccctgctGGAGTCCGCAGACTGGGGGCTggagctccagtgtgtgtggagcgtgGCCAAAAGCTCAGAAATTGTTTGGGGGAAAAACGGAGCGCGTGGTGGAAGCCCGGAGAAGGATGAGGGGCCAACGTCACACCTGGTACAGAAACAAAATGCCCACCCGCAAGAGAAGGAATGCTGTAATGGGCTGCCTGATGAGGTTTCAGCAGAGATGCCGTTCCCTCTGGGTTCTCCAGGAGAGTGTGATGGAAGCGCCCCGTGTGAGGCGAGTTCTGACACGTCAGCAGAAGCGACGAGTCCCTGCAGAAATgagggacaggaggaggagttCATCTGCACACGCTGTGGGAAGACGTTCCCGGACGCTCTCGAACTGAAGACGCACGAGGAGCAGCACAGCGCGGGGAAACGGTTCAGCTGTTCACAGTGCGGCAAGAGCTTCTCCCAGTCAGACGTCCTCAAAGCGCACGAAAGCAGTCACGCGGGGCAGGAACTTCACGTTTGTGCAAAGTGTGGAAAACGCTTCAGTTGTGAAGACTTCCTTAAAGCCCACCAGTGTGTTCACACCAAAGCGAAACCCTTCGCTTGCGAGCAGTGCGGAAAGTGTTTCTCCAAGAAGAGCCATCTTAAATTGCACCAGGTGACTCACACTGGAGAGAAatgcttcagctgcacagtgtgCAATAAGAGCTTTGCCTATCTCCATGTTCTTAAGCAACACCAGAAAGTCCACACTGGGGAGAAACCGTTCACTTGTGAGCAGTGCGGGAAGATCTTCGCCCAACTTGGTAATCTTAAAACTCACCAAAGGGTCCACACCAGAGAGAAACCGTTcacttgtgagcagtgtggaaagtgcttctcCGTGAAGTGTAATCTTAAAATTCACCAGGTTACTCACATGGGAGAGTGCAATAAGAGCTTTTCCCATCTCCATGTTCTTAAGCAACatcacacaatccacacaggAAACTGTTCACTCTGGGGAAAGCCAAGCTTCATTTGCAAACTTTGTAGGAAATCTTTTGATAGTGTAGACTCCTTTAAACAACACAACCTGAACCATCCCAGAGAGAGATCCCACTGCTGCAAtaagtgtgggaagagcttcacCCAACGAAGTTATCTTAAAACTCACCAAAGGGTCCACACGGGGGAGAAGCCCTTcacttgtgagcagtgtggaaagtgcttctcCCAGACGAGCAATCTTAAAACTCACCAAAGGGTCCACATGGGAGAGAAACCAGAATCGCACTCTTCAGAGACACGTACTTTCTCACAATCAGGACTCCAGACTAACAGCATCCCAACGTCCCGGGGTGATAAATAA